In Capsicum annuum cultivar UCD-10X-F1 chromosome 8, UCD10Xv1.1, whole genome shotgun sequence, the genomic window TATGTAAACCAGTTTACAACTACAgtttatcattactattattatgattGTCCTGTAGACTATCATCATGTTCgttttttggtattgtttttcCGTCACAAGGATTAAAGTATAGTCAAAATATACGTTTTTACTACTCAGTAAAGGACAACCTACCACTAGTATATTAGAAAATCAATTGCAACTTTTTCTGTCCCTTGACATTGTCAATTCTTTTAGTTCAATACAGTTTTTATATCTGATTCTTCTTCTttaatgtttctcttttttttttttagtttgattgaTGGATTTTTATATCTCTGGATAATTTAAGCTGTGGACATATTTAGATAAACTCCTCTCTTGCATTTACCATTGACTTCAAAATTACTAATAGTGAAGCATCCATATAATGATCTACTATATGATGACATCATTTACTATTTGAGGAATCTTGACACGTTTGCTGAATTATTTTCAGTCGGTTTTTACAATTTAGAGATCCACGCGCTCAAAGGCGGCATCCTTTGGTGGATCCTGTTGTTGTTTCTGAGATCAGAAGATGTCTTGAAGAAGGTGTTGATTTCCAAGGGGAGCTTCTCAACTTTAGAAAAGACGGCACGCCTCTTGTGAACAGGCTAAGGCTAGCACCGATACATAGTGATGATGGCACAGTGACTCATATTATAGGGATTCAAATGTTTTCTGAAGCAAAAATTGACCTGAATACTGTGTCGTATCCCGTTTTCAAAGAAACTTGTCAGCCTCATTGTGAGGAGTTCAGCGAATACTCCATTAAAAGCGGTAATTTATTGCATTGTCAGCACCGTGAAATATGTGGTATTCTTCAGCTCTCTGATGAAGTTCTAGCTCACAACATTTTATCTCGATTGACGCCAAGGGATGTTGCATCCATTGGTTCTGTTTGTAGAAGGATACGCCAATTGACGAAAAATGAGCATGTGAGGAAAATGGTCTGTCAAAATGCATGGGGAGCTGATGTCACGGGTGTGCTGGAACACATGACAAAGAAGTTAGCTTGGGGCCGTCTGGCTAGGGAGCTAACTACTCTCGAAGCAGTTTGTTGGAAGAAACTGACAGTTAGAGGAGCCGTAGAGCCTTCACGCTGTAACTTCAGCGCATGTGCTGCAGGGAACAGGCTGGTGTTATTTGGAGGGGAAGGTGTTAATATGCAGCCAATGGATGACACATTTGTTCTCAATCTTGATGCTGCTAATCCAGAGTGGCGACGAGTGAGTGTCAAATCATCACCACCAGGACGTTGGGGCCATACTCTGTCGTGTCTTAATGGTTCCTGGTTGGTGGTGTTTGGTGGATGTGGGAGGCAGGGATTGCTTAATGAcgtatttgttcttgatttagATGCTAAACAGCCTACATGGAAAGAAGTGTCCGGTGGAACTCCCCCTCTTCCTAGATCTTGGCACAGCTCGTGCACGATGGAAGGCTCAAAGTTAGTTGTTTCAGGTGGATGCACAGATGCGGGGGTACTTCTCAGTGACACGTATTTGTTGGATCTCACCAATGACAAACCTACCTGGAGAGAAATTCCTACTACGTGGGCTCCTCCATCTAGATTGGGACACTCACTCTCAGCTTATGGCAAGACAAAAATTCTTATGTTTGGTGGCCTCGCCAAAAGTGGTCACTTGCGCTTAAGATCAGGTGAATCATACACTATAGATTTGGAGGACGAAAGACCACAATGGAGGCAACTTGAATGTGGGGCGTTCACTGGAGTCGGAAGTCAAAATGCTGTGGTTCCTCCTCCTAGACTTGATCACGTTGCTGTAACCATGCCTTGTGGACGGATTATCATTTTCGGAGGTTCAATTGCCGGACTTCACTCTCCTTCACAACTATTTCTACTCGATCCTTCAGAGGAAAAACCGTTATGGAGGACTCTCAATGTACCCGGGCAACCTCCAAAGTTCGCTTGGGGTCATAGCACGTGCGTGGTTGGAGGAACAAGGGTCTTGGTCCTAGGAGGCCATACCGGGGAAGAATGGATTCTTAACGAATTGTATGAATTGTGCTTAGCAAGCAAGCAAGATTCTGAGGCATGATCTGGTTAGTTAAATTTCCGCAGAATTTATATATCTTCGTGTTTTCTTCAGGAACGATTCCACTTTGTAGACACTGGAATACACCATGCCGTAGATTCGAGTACTTTACACAGCTCGTGTAAATAAGCTTTTGATCTTGCTGTTTGTAGTTTCCTTTTGGTGTCTTTGGAATGTTTATGCTTTTATGCTTTGTATCTATATGTTCTATTCACTCATTTCTGATTCTTAATTTGTATATTATCCTTTAGCCAATATAATTTCATGCTCATAAacttcatgattattatttttttccactaAAGCTCCCCCTATTCATAGGGTCCGGATAGGGTCCGACCACAAAGGGTCCATTGTACGCAACCTTGCATTACCTTGTATTTTTGCCCGAGGCTGTTTCTAAGGCTTAAACCCCGTGACCTCTTGGTCagatgacaacaactttatcagttactccaatTGTGAGTTCCCGTCGAATCAAACAGGCGgagttttttaaatatttgttgaaaGACAAAGTTCACTTTTGACAAATTTAATGAACCAAGACTGCTCGCAATTATATTTTaaagggaaaagactcaaatatgccatcGAACTATTGAAAATTGCTCATCTACGCCATTCGTTATAAATTTAGCTCATCTAGGCCGCTGCCATAGAAAGTTTGGTTCATTTATGTCACTGGTATTACAAAAACAATTCCATCATAACTCATTACAATTCCATCATAACTCATTGAAGTCTGATTGTTTGTGCTGTTTAATAACTGTAACAAGAAGAATACAGTTTTCACCATTTCAAATCAACAACATATCCAGCGTAATCACATGTGGGGTCGAGAAtacagtgtacgcagaccttactcCTATCTCGTGGATATAAAAAGGCTGctccaaaacaacaacaaaccccaCGTGGGGTCGACAATATAGTGTACACAGATCTTACTCTTATCTCGTGGATATTAAGCGGCTGctccaaaacaacaacaaacgaCCCCCACATGTGGGGTCTAGTAAAcagtgtacacagaccttactcCTACCTCGTGGATACAGGGATTCTActccaaaacaacaacaacaaataaaatcTTATTCTAAGCTAAGTAACATATACTACATATAACATAAACAGTTCATTTTTATTTCCTGGCATATGATGCTGCTCATCAACAGAAGCAAAATCAAACTATCAATGcctcaaaattacaaaaaatgaaagaatataacgcgattttcttaaaagaaatttTCGTCTGAAACTTTGTTTGGATCTGAAATCGTTGCAAGAAGGTATATTGGCATCGAGAAAAGAACATGCCTCCACGCGATAACAATGCTTTCATCTCCTACAACTTTATTTTATACGCTATCTGGAATAtgagaaacttttttttttctttccagaTAGCGTGTATCTTTTTCGCGAAGTATAAACTGGGATTCATCATTTCCACGCGACTGCATCAATCTCATCTCTGGCCGACTTATATAGCTCGAGCCTTTTCGCTATGGTCTCTCTCTTTCCCATTAGCGCAGGATCCTCGTCCAGCATTTTTCCCAGCTGCTCCTTCTGTACATTcatagagaatatgacatttcgtTACATAGAAATAACGAAATGTCAAGTATCTATCAGTTTACCTTACATTAACTATCAGTGTCTGAGCCAGGATTTTCACTAAGTGTACATTCATAGGGAATATGACATTTCGTTGCATAGAAATGTCAAGTATCTATCCGTTTACCTTACATTAACGATCAGAGTGTCTGAGCCAGGATTTAGTGCTATCCGTTTACCTTACATTAACGATCAGTGTCTCAGCCAGGATTTTCACTAAATGTACATTcatagagaatatgacatttcgtTGCATACAAATGTCAAGTATCTATCTACCTTACATTAGCGATCAGTGTCTGAGCTAGGATTTTCACTAAGGGGATTCAAAATCTAAAGAGATAAACACATAAAGAAGCCAAAGGGGATTGGGCGTctattacatatacataaaaataatttgagtTAATGGTCAAAAACACGCCTATAGGTCATGTTTTTGCGAGTTTCCTACCTGAACTATTAGCTattcatttttcttactttaactATGATCAACTATTTGTCAAAATGCTACAACTATCAGTTGTTCTCATTTCCTAGCCGAAGTATCACCGTCTTTTAGTTAAGAAAAGAGAACAACTACTAATAGTTGAGGTAGTTCGGGTAGGAAACTCGCACGCCTGATAGTTCAGGCATGAAACTCAAAAAATCGAGATACTTTAGGTGTATTTTTGGCTCATCACTTGAATAATTTTGACCTTAAGCGGGATTCAGATGAACCCCCTCGCACCCGCTAGCGCTGCCCTGGCCAACAAAACAGTTTCCCTCTATGGGCTAATGTTCTCTCATAAAACATCTAGGGATTCAGTAAATTTATACCTATTATCCTCATCTTATTCTGTTCAGATATTAAAAGTTATCGATATTGACATATCAGATAGTAGCGGAGCCAGGATTGACACCAAGAGGGTTCACAAGTGAATATACGAACTAACCAAAGGGGGttcgacatctactatatatacataaaaaataattttaaccatgtatatacaGTATCGGATGAACCCCCTACCTTAtatgtagctccgcccctgataTCAGATGAAAATGGAGTTTGCGTTAGCATCTCTAAGTCATATTCTATCACGTTATTCTATCGCGTTTTTTAGGAGTCAGAGCATCAAATGATGTTCGTAATGACAAGATGTTCAAACAGAAATGCAGGAGGAGAAAGCGAAAACTTTGAATAGAAGAGGAAAACAAGTAGTAAGTCTCGAAAACTTTACCTCTCTCCTTCCGATTTGCGAATAGAAATGATTTAACAGTGATCTCTTTGCTTCTCTGACTTGACAAAAGACAACTGCCTTTGGAATAGTATTCCTCAAGGTTTCACAGACCATATTGATATATGCAGACACATTTGATCCTGTTGCAGATGAAAGCAACAAAATTAGACGCAATTTATCTAAGTCGATTTCATTATTTCATacgaacaacaacaacaaatgtgTTGTTGGGAGggtagtggggtctagggagggtagagtgtacgcaaaccataccactacctcaggtgaagtagagaggctatttccgatagacccctggcttaggaccaataacagtataacaaacacaaaacataaatgcatataaactaatacggtatgcaaaataaactatcACCACTAGTTTCACTAAACGTATCCACATGCAATgcaatatactccctccgtttcaatttgttcgtctgtcttactttcctttttagtccatttcagGAAGAATGACTCTTGCCTTTTTTGGCAACTTTTTCGTTCTAACTTTCCATATggcatatttaagaccacaagattgaagggcgTTTTGGTACATTCCACGTATCTTTAGTTTTAGACCACGAGATCCAGAACTGAAACTCCGTACCAAGAAAAAaccaacatacaacaacaacatacccagtgtaaaaACAAGACGagcaaattgaaatggagggagtactgaTTACTGCTTATCGAAAATGTGGTGGACTTTCACAATGAGAAGTGTGTGATCTTCTTATTCAGTTCACGAAAAAAGTTTATCGACTGAATTAAAAAGGCGTGTAATCTGATACTTGCCGATCCTCCTTAGATGATTATCTGAATACCGGTCTACATTTGAAGCTGCCTGTGCTTGTGCCTGTGATTCTTTTGATTCTTTTGCGGGCAGTTTTTCTGGTTCAGTCTGAAGCTTACGAAAGAATTCAACTGTCAGGTAAGAAGACTCCATCTCTACTAGCCGTGAAACTGTCTTTCGACTTTCATCACGAAATCTGTCAAGAGCCTCATTTGCTGCTGCTGCAATATCAGATTGAAGCGATGGAAAACGCTTCAGTTCCTGCATATGGATTCTACGTTAGAATTACTATCGTCCTATCCTTAATGTCACCTGTCATGTTTCGATTGACCTAACATTTTCAGGTTCATAATCgcggacggagggagtatat contains:
- the LOC107838759 gene encoding adagio protein 3, translating into MGVKKVEEEEEENRARGKRLKCTFNMEKQQEGGAKEEHDYGEGEIDDDYEQFIGEDDDSDEDDEHDNDDEEIGDNIGVPCSQPVGFFYPLTTPSSIVVSDALDPDLPVIYVNTVFEISTGYRADEVLGRNCRFLQFRDPRAQRRHPLVDPVVVSEIRRCLEEGVDFQGELLNFRKDGTPLVNRLRLAPIHSDDGTVTHIIGIQMFSEAKIDLNTVSYPVFKETCQPHCEEFSEYSIKSGNLLHCQHREICGILQLSDEVLAHNILSRLTPRDVASIGSVCRRIRQLTKNEHVRKMVCQNAWGADVTGVLEHMTKKLAWGRLARELTTLEAVCWKKLTVRGAVEPSRCNFSACAAGNRLVLFGGEGVNMQPMDDTFVLNLDAANPEWRRVSVKSSPPGRWGHTLSCLNGSWLVVFGGCGRQGLLNDVFVLDLDAKQPTWKEVSGGTPPLPRSWHSSCTMEGSKLVVSGGCTDAGVLLSDTYLLDLTNDKPTWREIPTTWAPPSRLGHSLSAYGKTKILMFGGLAKSGHLRLRSGESYTIDLEDERPQWRQLECGAFTGVGSQNAVVPPPRLDHVAVTMPCGRIIIFGGSIAGLHSPSQLFLLDPSEEKPLWRTLNVPGQPPKFAWGHSTCVVGGTRVLVLGGHTGEEWILNELYELCLASKQDSEA